The Plectropomus leopardus isolate mb chromosome 1, YSFRI_Pleo_2.0, whole genome shotgun sequence sequence TAAACTGTGCTGGTGAAGCTACTTTGAAGGCACAGCTTTACAAACTACTAATTACTTCACAGCGGAAGATGCCGAACTACAGCAAAGCTATCTGAGGGATAACTCAAGCTAAAacgaattaaaaaaatgatcaaattcatAATGTGCatgtaatgtaaaattacaacaaaatataaaacagaaatccacgtgaaaaactgaaacactgaaTTGAGTTTATGTCAGAAAGTGCTTACTTGTTAACAGATCATACATAaaccaaaatgataaaatacccaatatatatatatattgtccATCAGACAACTGCCTCCAGAAACTAGAGTCTAGATGGGAGTGTTACACCAAGCAGTTAATCCAGGTAACTTCTCTGAATATTTGTTAATAAATAGCTATAATCTATACTTATGACtcattgaaataaatacaaaaagattattcattttcttatttcatttttttacttgtgCTTTCAGTAgttaacaaaaaggaaaaaatggcaaaaaagtaaTGGAATACTTTAATTACTAAAAACAATATGAAGGTAGTTAGGCTACCAGCAAGATACGGTTAAATGCAGTTAATCCGCTAGTTTAATTACATGTACTTCACTACTCCTTACTGATAAAAAATTGCTAACTGGGCGAATATTTTCCCCTCTAAGGTGCAATAATGGTCAAGAGTTTGTGTTATTTACTGCCCTTGATGCATTATTAAGGGTTGAGCATGATGCTGAATTAGTTACTTAACATGATTTTGTGCTATTGTTTTGATAAGcaaattttaatgtaatattttgcgCAAACATTTTCATCTCGCTTCACCTTACCTCTTTGACTATGATACTGTCATCACAGGTGCTGTCCAGTCCTAAGTGTTGCAGGATGGATCTCACTTGCAGCAAAGCCAATCTGTCACtggagaaagacaaaaacattagcCATTAGCAGAAAGGAAATAAAGTCAAACATCAGTAGCCtaacaacaaaataaggaaAGATACATCATTGCAGAAGCTGGTCTACAAGGGGTGCTAATGGAGTGCAATCAGCTGGGACTGATGTCACTTTCACAGTTTGGAAAGATGAGAGACAAAAGTCCAGATTAATTTTCACATCCTTGAGACACATTTTCTTACCTCTCTATCTGCGAGAGGAACTTTGTTTCGAAGATGCCTCTCGTCTTCAGTGTTTCAGAAATCTGTCCTCTGAACAGGAATCCTCTCTTGGTCATGTCTATCAGGATGTTCCGCACAATTTCGCCAAGATACATGCCGCTGCACATTTTCTCATATctgtaaaacaaatgcaaacaccaAACATGCACATGTAAAGATACATCAATACATCTATGCATACAGGAAATAAGCGGTTAATGCCCCAACAggtgttgtgtctgtgtgtgtgtgtgtgtgtgtgtattttaacctttgtttGCCTGGATTGAGGGAGAAGTCATCCACAGCACGGTCGTACTCTGTCCGAATGTCATCAAGGCATCCATTGTCTCCGAAAGCCCCCCACTCCATGTTGACACACATCCGTCCCTCATCTCCTTCGATCATCTCGATGTTCCTCATCTCCTCCATGTAACATGCGTTACTGCCTGTGCCTGTAATGAGACTCATTAGTTATATGGatagaaaaccaaaaaatgaacactggCCAACAAATAGTAGATTTCAGGTAAACTAACCAGCAATGAGTCCTATCTCACAGGTGGGCTCTTCATAAGCACAGGTCATCATGGTTCCCACTGTATCATTCACTACTGCCACTACATCCAGGTCAAATTCCTAAAGAAGGAAGAACATGATGCAACGTCACAGTCAACATTGTTGCTCACAGCTCCATGTTTGAGTGAATGATGCTGCTCCTCATATCCTACCTCTCTCCTTTTAATGGCCTCCCTCAACAGACCCACCACGTCTTCTCCTTCACAGTCTGTTGCCTTGAATCCCTTTGTCCATGTCACCAGGATgccctgtacacacacacacacacacacacacacacacacacacacacacacacacacacacacacacacacacacacacacacacacacacaaaagtgagaATTGTCATATCTTCCAAAGCATACAAGGATTTCATGTCCTGCTAGTGGCTCAGATAATGTAATTTTTGGGCTCATGAAGCAGTTTTGTGAATCTGCTTTTTGAAAAGCAGTTTGGAAACATCTGGGGTTTCCTCTTGATGCTGGTAATACGTGTGTTTCTGATTTAAGACTCCCAAGGAAGTAAGAGACAGTTTAGCACATCATAGACAAAGGACACTCACAGCATCCAGGCTGGTCTGTCGACAGGGGAAAGAGAAGGTGAAACCCAGAGGAAGGCGAGCGTTCTTCATCCCCATGTAGTCCAGGAAGTCACTGATACACTGCACAATGTGATCAAACAACTGGAAGAAAACAACATATGACAATATGTGAAACTACAGCACTTATATTGAGAACATTTAGCATATTTTGCTCCATTTTGAGCCTCCGGTAATCAGTTTGGTACCTTTAACCCTCAGTATTTATTAGTGGCCAGATTACTGTTCTGTCTggcaaaattagcaaaaataatgGACCACAGGAAGTAACAAGTGTAATCCATTTGGTCTAAAAAAGGTGTACTATTCAGTTAGTTTAAACACACTTGCGAGTGGAAGTGAAAGAACAAGCAAACCCCAGGTTAGGCCATCTCTCTTTTAAGCCTGATGCTTACAGTCTGGTAGTCGCTACCTTTTGCCAAAGCTCTGACCTCATCTAAACAATGTGTGGGTACATGCCCATAAATGTCCCCaacacagaaaagagaaaatccaggcagagagcagagtctctgcagaaaaagacaCCCTAAACCACTTCTAGAGTTTCATAAATCCCTCTCATAAATTGGGAGGGATTACTATTGTATTAGTGTAGATTGTGTTTTAGGAAAATCATACATAGCATGGATTTTGTAGAGCACATTAAAGGAGTGGTTTAAATCCTAATATTAGCCAGAAAATTGTCGTAGCAATGAGTCATGGTTTGTGTCCAAGATTTTTTACTATTCACTTTACATACCAGTATATCATATTTCCTGTGCCACTGACTCAAATGATTTCACAATGCCTCAAGGTAAAAGTCAAGTATGTTGCGTCAGTGGCCACACATCAGTCAGAGACCTCATAACATGTGTTTTCTATTAGCTGTCCGGTACAAAATATCTGCGGGGACATAACTGAAGGGGGTGGTGCTCAGGAGTacttaaagataaaaatatggATCAGAGATATGGAGTATATAAAATATTGGACATTTCTGACCAAATACCTTTAATGTTGCGattgcaacagttttttttttacaaattatttacaCAATGGGATTTTGATACATGATTATCAGTGATGTGGATATAATAACAGCGAATTACAAATCACAGCTGGAACAGTCgggtaaattcagaaaattgcaTCACTTTAAtataatgcagcttttaaatcaggaaaagacaacaggATAGTGACAATtactagtctcatatcacagtGATGACCAATAAGCAGATAAATCATCACTGAATCATGTACAGTAGATAGAAAATTTACTGCTCCACTgatgggcaatatattgatgctgtgatatgagactagttACTAGTTTTACTTGCACTTTACTTGaatcttttcttttaatgccactttatactttaaatattttgctttttactacatttatctgagaGCTTTAAATTCTAATTAATTTACAAACCAAGAtgttcacataaaaaacataagaggGCTTtgcaaaacatgatttttttaatttaatttttagtttaaaaaaaatctgcattggatacttttactttgaatactttAAGTGCATTTCCCTagttatacttacttacttttactaaagtaactTTTCCAATGCAAGTTGTTAAGAGcatacttctttcaccactgatCAGCATTAAACAACTGTCATTCAgcattttgtctgtgttataACAACCACTCTCCCTGACcattactgtaaatataaattaacCTGCCTGGTTAAGTAAGCGACACACGTCAACAGATTTAACAGTCACAGGTCTGCAGACCAGTCATATTATACAACAGTTCTGTATATTTCAACCTCTAAAATATCTAAATCACAAGGCTACATCCACAGTCATATAACACTTCAAAAAAGGccctgcacacccacacaggttTGGGCAGTGATATGCTTGGTCTGGAGAAGACTCTTCTTaggcaaaataaatgcaaacactgGTGAAGTTGCAGTGACATAGtgctatttctatttctattctGTGTCCCTCAGGATGAAGAGAAACACATGGTGGAGTGAGAGTGAAGATGAAAAGGCCAAAAGGTGACAGACGAGATAAGCTTCAGCTGCTGCACAAGAGTTAAGttcaaatatatgttttaaagaCGGTCAACTCAATGCTAATCTCAACCAGTCATCTATATCTATTTCTGTCCACCTCTTATCTATCGACCTAGTTACCTCCTAGCCACTTACCACTGAGCGTCACATCCCTGACCTCAGACCCACCTGATCTTTACTGGACCCACAAGGCAACAGGAGGTGAAGTTCAAAGTTTCTCTCCTACCCTTCTGACTTTTGCCTGAATGCATCGCCTGCATCACTTCAGTCAGTTTAACGCAGATTAATGAGTCTAATGACTGATGCATCTCACCTCCTCTCCTGTGCCCTGCATCACTTCTAGAGGAATGGCGTAGATCTTGTTGTGCATCTCCACTGTTCTCCTCTTGCCAGAACGAATCTTAACCAACAGAACTCTGAAGTTGGTTCCTCCTAAATCCAAAGCCAGGAAATCACCATTTTCTAGATGACAAGACAAACAGAtaagactgataaataaatgaaacagtaACCATGTctaacagaaatacaaaaacttgAAAGTAGCAGATTTTGACAGAATTCAAGACATTTACACTACAAATTGATACAGagaaggcacaaattggtgcattcATCAGAATTCAGGAAATTGTTttatgctcaaaattttctagCAGAGGACCCCCTGTGACACAATTTCATATATGTTCCCCTCACCCTTTCCTTGTACAATGGTCCTAAAAAATAGAGGAAGTCAATGTAAAAATCCGAAATTCTACaaacttttctgtttcatttgtaGTCTAAATCTGCAATTACACTTACACCCCtataatgttaatgttgaaCAACAATACTAATACTAACCCTAACACTAAGATCATAAAGGCAATCATTAATATACAATAATAAGTTAATATAATAACCTGCAAAACATCACTGTCATAAGAACTAGGTAATAATACATTACAATGAAGTGCTCATCAGTGCAAATCAAAACCAATTTCTGAATTGTGGAATtgtgaaatggcaaaaaaaaaaagtgagaaatatgTCATGTCATGATCTTAGCTGCTCTCTCTGCCCAACAGACACACATGTGGTGCAATCACAAGTTGCCAGCTTAAATGTGTATGtgcaagtgagtgtgtgtgtgtctgtgtgtgtcacctgtgcCATCAGGAGTGCTGTTGACAAAGGTTGGCAGCATTTTGACAGTGGCAGTGTCCTGTGTGTCCTTTGAAAGGCCATTTTGGATCTCTATCCTCATTCGCTTCTTTACCTGTAGAAATTAAGAATACCCCGAATAGTACAGTAACATACAGTGAAAGATGAAggcacacatatgcacacatgcacacacacacgcacacagacaagcgcacacacacacaccacagtgtCACTCTGTCCTCACCTCCAGCAGTTGTTCGGTCGTCAGGCGAAATTCGGACAGCGTTTGGGCAATTTCTCGTGAGTGTTCTGCGAGTCGATAGGCCACAGCTGTCACCATGGCTGCTCCTTTTCCACTGCCGCTCTCTGATAGGAGGAATCGGACATCAGTGTCCGGAACCAAACGGCGGACTGCCTTATGAAGACGACGAGCATATCTGAAATACATTTGAGAGAGTTTAAATTCTGATCTATGAACATTTATTCCAGAAAATTTGCTCTTCTCCAGACAGAATGGGCTAAATACTGATAAATAACATGTATAACATAATGCAGGATATGCACTCAGCCACCTCTTAACACCTCACAGCAGATCTCAGTGAAATTTATGGAAATATGAGGAGCACTGAGATGCTTGATATTTTCTCGAAGTGCTGACAGAGCAcgtaaaataaacatattttaatgtcacTCACTGTGGGTGCATCTTGTATAGAGATCCATCGATGCCTACAGTGGTTCGGAGTCGTGTCACACCTTTGTTTTCCTTTAGCCTCAGTAGGATGCCTGATAGTGTGGCAGCTATCAGGTTGGCAGAGCGGAAAGACACAATAGTACAAACctgagggaggaagggaggagagaaatTCATCAAGAAACACATCCTAATTTAATAAACTGCAGACTAACtaactgcacattttatttgATGTAAACTCTTTTCAGATATGACTGCGTAGATCTCAGATATGTTGGTAAAATTATACTTCAGCCTTAATTCATGTGATTATGGCGATTGTGATTATGAAGATGAGAGAGCTATTTCAGCAACAATACGTACATGCTGCACAGCAATGCAGTCGTCGGTTGAGGGCTCAACACCAAGTCTGGTTAAAATCTCTCTGGCCTTGGACAACCCCTCCTTACTCCTTAACAGgaaagacagaggcagagaagcAGTGATAGACTAGAGATATACATCGTTTTgaattcaattatttattacagctatttatttaagaaaacatattgaatttattatgtatttattttatatgttggTCCCATTGAATGTAAATGTAGATTGACTTACTTCTCTATGGCTGAGATGTGTTTGGTCTCAAACTTCCCCTTCGTAAGCAGCTCAGGGGTGATCCGTCCCTCGAAAAGGAAGCCTTCTCTGGCCATCTTCACCAGGATGAGACGAACCAGCTCCCCCATGTACATACCACTGACCATTTTCTCAAATCTACGAcacagtgaaagagaaaattGGAAACTTCTGGTTAAACATTctggaaacctgagcaagttggctcgattccttccaaaaacatgagaagagcCAGTAAGCTACTTCAGGAAATggccaacaaacaaacaagcaacaaaatggcctgaaaaaaagtgcttaaaataaaatcaaattaaataacatatacatataaatgcagttttcctTGACTTTCAAGTCATATGTCCAGTGTTTCAGTTCagttacaatttaaaacacttcctCATAAATAGTTTTGCAGCAGAATTTTAACACACACGCTTGTCCAAGCATGCTACTCAtatgcagaagtgttttaattagtaaggttttagtgaaaatacatgtgttttggAAGTACTGAGTACACaagtgaataaatgagactGAGATTATACTTCTTAAGAGAGTAATAATTTGTT is a genomic window containing:
- the hk1 gene encoding hexokinase-1; protein product: MIAAQLLAYYFTELKDDQVKKIDKYLYSMRFSDETLKEITQRFRRELVKGLGRDTNPTAVLKMLPTFVRSIPDGSEKGDFIALDLGGSNFRILRVKVSHEKKQTVQMESQIYETPEDIIHGSGTRLFDHVAECLGDFMEKQNIKDKKLPVGFTFSFPCQQNKLDEGVLMTWTKRFKASGVEGMDVVTLLNKAIKKRGDYDADIMAVVNDTVGTMMTCGFDDQRCEVGIIIGTGTNACYMEELRHIDLVEGDEGRMCVNTEWGAFGDDGRLEDIRTEFDREIDRGSLNPGKQLFEKMVSGMYMGELVRLILVKMAREGFLFEGRITPELLTKGKFETKHISAIEKSKEGLSKAREILTRLGVEPSTDDCIAVQHVCTIVSFRSANLIAATLSGILLRLKENKGVTRLRTTVGIDGSLYKMHPQYARRLHKAVRRLVPDTDVRFLLSESGSGKGAAMVTAVAYRLAEHSREIAQTLSEFRLTTEQLLEVKKRMRIEIQNGLSKDTQDTATVKMLPTFVNSTPDGTENGDFLALDLGGTNFRVLLVKIRSGKRRTVEMHNKIYAIPLEVMQGTGEELFDHIVQCISDFLDYMGMKNARLPLGFTFSFPCRQTSLDAGILVTWTKGFKATDCEGEDVVGLLREAIKRREEFDLDVVAVVNDTVGTMMTCAYEEPTCEIGLIAGTGSNACYMEEMRNIEMIEGDEGRMCVNMEWGAFGDNGCLDDIRTEYDRAVDDFSLNPGKQRYEKMCSGMYLGEIVRNILIDMTKRGFLFRGQISETLKTRGIFETKFLSQIESDRLALLQVRSILQHLGLDSTCDDSIIVKEVCGAVSLRAAQLCGAGMAAVVDKIRENRGLDHLDITVGVDGTLYKLHPHFSGIMHQTVNKLAPQCNVNFLLSEDGSGKGAALITAVGCRLRQELNNK